Proteins encoded within one genomic window of Triticum aestivum cultivar Chinese Spring chromosome 2D, IWGSC CS RefSeq v2.1, whole genome shotgun sequence:
- the LOC123054928 gene encoding filament-like plant protein 7 isoform X4, with product MDHKTWLWRKKASERTVLVKNKPNISDKEHEIARLERSLQGLNEQLSFAHAECFEKDAILSKQAKVAEEAILGWEKAEAEAIAIKTELDDTLHQKAMVEQRICQLDEALNVAAEERELLIKDTAQIISCEKDKVWNLEQNVAEKENIIASLDDEYSRLSEILSVKEKIILDLTESNAVKESDLKDLAAKLESTERSNSSLRYEVCMLQKQLDIRSEERKCNLKSADASHKQHLENVRKITKLEEECKRLRSMVRKRLPGPAAVARMRSEVETLGSSTTHIRTGKLNSSPSFNSYDQIQNSSNASHVSPSLLARLHVTEDENKAMKESLSRKDGELQLSRTMLARTTSKLSQVEAQLEDLSGDRATTELAKRSPTVIENPLSSISKGGRNEDNVSCSGSWASALISELEHFKNGKLTTPSCKSTRMSDLSFMDDFEEIERLAMVCDDKPSKSYDVKREATESAGKELVPVDGLSETTNQVHPHKTEKGLLKLIELVEGVIQRSSKDYSSNLVQSGGNMGDQSTLITGYFAHAFLWKTSELTCVLRHFIVVCNELLYGNTDVERFVLEVSLTLDWILNHCFSLQDVSEMRETIIKHLHLDSTDVHEAVAAKQIGVQATNGIDEPGTPNSVQMSLVSASSPMDIGLKADNDTDSIRNGVSFSFHAPEVKSSSLRAELNALKETGNLVTHGVDGKSTVSELDKHKSIANSEVNKGSLQGSSHSTEEDPKCVSGNKDKNLNTQLEISTASEKLIECQETILNLGKQLKALSSPKDATSVRPERKPRSKSLNEMLAVEDGGFDDLSSPKTKEIICSEIRPPHERKISADEGGDDSEPCYSHPTPVVPPAKPSGVSGSCKKEAAAKAVSLAVVPSKHKGNPNLLKRILTGRRRDAIIKPKVVLSA from the exons ATGGATCATAAAACATGGCTTTGGAGAAAGAAGGCATCAGAAAGGACTGTTTTGGTAAAGAATAAACCCAATATATCAGATAAGGAACATGAG ATTGCGCGGCTAGAGAGATCACTGCAAGGCTTAAATGAACAACTTTCATTTGCTCATGCTGAATGCTTCGAGAAGGATGCTATTTTATCCAAGCAAGCAAAAGTAGCTGAAGAAGCCATACTAG GCTGGGAGAAAGCAGAGGCTGAAGCTATAGCTATCAAGACAGAACTTGATGATACTCTGCATCAGAAAGCCATGGTTGAGCAAAGGATTTGTCAGCTTGATGAGGCTCTAAATGTTGCAGCGGAAGAGAGGGAGTTATTGATAAAGGACACTGCTCAAATAATTTCTTGTGAGAAGGATAAAGTTTGGAATCTAGAACAAAATGTCGCGGAGAAGGAGAACATAATTGCTAGCTTGGACGATGAGTACAGCAGACTATCTGAAATCCTCTCAGTAAAAGAGAAAATCATCTTAGATCTAACTGAATCAAATGCAGTCAAAGAGTCAGACTTGAAGGACCTTGCGGCAAAACTAGAGTCGACAGAGAGATCAAATTCTTCTCTTAGATATGAGGTTTGCATGCTGCAGAAGCAACTTGATATTCGTAGTGAGGAAAGGAAGTGTAACCTCAAATCTGCTGATGCTTCACACAAACAGCATCTTGAAAACGTAAGGAAGATTACTaagctagaagaagaatgcaagagATTGCGCTCAATGGTACGTAAAAGGCTACCAGGACCAGCTGCCGTTGCTAGAATGAGAAGTGAAGTTGAAACACTGGGCAGCAGTACAACACACATAAGGACGGGAAAGTTGAATTCTTCGCCATCCTTCAATTCATATGATCAGATACAGAACTCTTCCAATGCATCGCATGTAAGTCCTTCATTGCTTGCAAGGCTACACGTGACGGAAGATGAAAATAAGGCCATGAAGGAATCTCTTTCTAGAAAGGATGGTGAACTTCAGCTTTCCCGTACTATGCTTGCTCGCACAACCTCTAAGCTTTCCCAAGTTGAAGCTCAACTCGAAGACTTATCAGGTGATCGAGCTACCACAGAACTGGCAAAAAGAAGTCCTACAGTGATTGAAAATCCTCTTTCATCTATCTCCAAGGGTGGTCGCAATGAAGATAATGTCAGCTGTTCAGGTTCATGGGCGTCAGCCTTGATTTCTGAACTTGAACATTTCAAGAATGGGAAGCTGACTACACCTTCTTGTAAGAGCACAAGAATGTCAGACTTAAGTTTCATGGATGACTTTGAAGAaatagaaaggctagcaatggtatGTGATGATAAGCCTTCAAAATCATATGATGTAAAGAGAGAGGCAACAGAATCAGCAGGTAAAGAGCTGGTTCCAGTTGATGGTCTCAGTGAAACAACTAATCAAGTTCACCCGCACAAGACTGAGAAGGGACTCCTGAAGTTAATTGAACTTGTCGAGGGAGTTATCCAGAGATCGTCAAAGGATTACAGTAGCAACCTTGTGCAATCTGGTGGCAACATGGGTGATCAATCTACGCTGATAACTGGTTATTTTGCTCATGCATTCTTATGGAAAACATCAGAACTCACTTGTGTACTGCGACACTTCATTGTTGTATGCAATGAGCTTCTGTATGGGAATACTGATGTCGAAAGATTTGTTCTTGAAGTGAGCCTCACACTAGACTGGATACTGAACCACTGCTTTTCACTGCAAGATGTATCAGAGATGAGGGAAACTATCATAAAGCATTTGCATTTAGATAGCACTGATGTGCATGAAGCTGTTGCAGCCAAACAAATAGGAGTCCAAGCCACAAATGGCATAGATGAACCCGGCACTCCAAACAGCGTGCAGATGTCACTAGTTTCTGCATCAAGCCCCATGGATATTGGACTTAAAGCTGATAATGACACAGACAGTATAAGGAATGGAGTCTCATTCTCTTTCCATGCACCGGAAGTAAAATCTTCAAGTTTGCGAGCAGAACTTAATGCATTGAAAGAAACAGGAAATCTGGTAACACATGGTGTTGATGGTAAATCAACAGTGAGTGAACTTGACAAACACAAATCCATCGCTAACTCTGAGGTAAACAAGGGCAGTCTACAGGGAAGCAGTCACTCTACTGAAGAAGACCCAAAATGTGTTTCTGGGAATAAAGATAAAAATCTAAACACG CAGCTGGAGATCTCGACAGCATCAGAGAAGCTCATCGAGTGTCAGGAGACAATCCTAAACCTGGGAAAGCAACTGAAAGCACTTTCATCGCCAAAGGATGCCACCTCGGTTCGTCCAGAGCGAAAACCTCGGTCTAAGTCACTGAATGAGATGCTAGCCGTCGAGGATGGGGGATTCGATGACCTCAGCTCCCCGAAGACTAAGGAGATTATATGCTCAGAAATAAGGCCACCACATGAAAGAAAAATTTCTGCTGACGAGGGAGGAGACGATTCAGAACCGTGCTATTCTCACCCAACACCGGTGGTTCCACCCGCCAAACCTTCCGGTGTGAGCGGAAGCTGCAAGAAAGAAGCTGCTGCCAAGGCCGTATCACTAGCCGTTGTCCCAAGCAAGCATAAGGGGAACCCCAACTTGCTCAAGAGGATCCTGACAGGAAGGAGGAGGGATGCCATAATCAAGCCAAAGGTGGTCCTGAGTGCTTAG
- the LOC123054928 gene encoding filament-like plant protein 7 isoform X2 encodes MDHKTWLWRKKASERTVLVKNKPNISDKEHEEKIARLERSLQGLNEQLSFAHAECFEKDAILSKQAKVAEEAILGWEKAEAEAIAIKTELDDTLHQKAMVEQRICQLDEALNVAAEERELLIKDTAQIISCEKDKVWNLEQNVAEKENIIASLDDEYSRLSEILSVKEKIILDLTESNAVKESDLKDLAAKLESTERSNSSLRYEVCMLQKQLDIRSEERKCNLKSADASHKQHLENVRKITKLEEECKRLRSMVRKRLPGPAAVARMRSEVETLGSSTTHIRTGKLNSSPSFNSYDQIQNSSNASHVSPSLLARLHVTEDENKAMKESLSRKDGELQLSRTMLARTTSKLSQVEAQLEDLSGDRATTELAKRSPTVIENPLSSISKGGRNEDNVSCSGSWASALISELEHFKNGKLTTPSCKSTRMSDLSFMDDFEEIERLAMVCDDKPSKSYDVKREATESAGKELVPVDGLSETTNQVHPHKTEKGLLKLIELVEGVIQRSSKDYSSNLVQSGGNMGDQSTLITGYFAHAFLWKTSELTCVLRHFIVVCNELLYGNTDVERFVLEVSLTLDWILNHCFSLQDVSEMRETIIKHLHLDSTDVHEAVAAKQIGVQATNGIDEPGTPNSVQMSLVSASSPMDIGLKADNDTDSIRNGVSFSFHAPEVKSSSLRAELNALKETGNLVTHGVDGKSTVSELDKHKSIANSEVNKGSLQGSSHSTEEDPKCVSGNKDKNLNTLEISTASEKLIECQETILNLGKQLKALSSPKDATSVRPERKPRSKSLNEMLAVEDGGFDDLSSPKTKEIICSEIRPPHERKISADEGGDDSEPCYSHPTPVVPPAKPSGVSGSCKKEAAAKAVSLAVVPSKHKGNPNLLKRILTGRRRDAIIKPKVVLSA; translated from the exons ATGGATCATAAAACATGGCTTTGGAGAAAGAAGGCATCAGAAAGGACTGTTTTGGTAAAGAATAAACCCAATATATCAGATAAGGAACATGAG GAGAAGATTGCGCGGCTAGAGAGATCACTGCAAGGCTTAAATGAACAACTTTCATTTGCTCATGCTGAATGCTTCGAGAAGGATGCTATTTTATCCAAGCAAGCAAAAGTAGCTGAAGAAGCCATACTAG GCTGGGAGAAAGCAGAGGCTGAAGCTATAGCTATCAAGACAGAACTTGATGATACTCTGCATCAGAAAGCCATGGTTGAGCAAAGGATTTGTCAGCTTGATGAGGCTCTAAATGTTGCAGCGGAAGAGAGGGAGTTATTGATAAAGGACACTGCTCAAATAATTTCTTGTGAGAAGGATAAAGTTTGGAATCTAGAACAAAATGTCGCGGAGAAGGAGAACATAATTGCTAGCTTGGACGATGAGTACAGCAGACTATCTGAAATCCTCTCAGTAAAAGAGAAAATCATCTTAGATCTAACTGAATCAAATGCAGTCAAAGAGTCAGACTTGAAGGACCTTGCGGCAAAACTAGAGTCGACAGAGAGATCAAATTCTTCTCTTAGATATGAGGTTTGCATGCTGCAGAAGCAACTTGATATTCGTAGTGAGGAAAGGAAGTGTAACCTCAAATCTGCTGATGCTTCACACAAACAGCATCTTGAAAACGTAAGGAAGATTACTaagctagaagaagaatgcaagagATTGCGCTCAATGGTACGTAAAAGGCTACCAGGACCAGCTGCCGTTGCTAGAATGAGAAGTGAAGTTGAAACACTGGGCAGCAGTACAACACACATAAGGACGGGAAAGTTGAATTCTTCGCCATCCTTCAATTCATATGATCAGATACAGAACTCTTCCAATGCATCGCATGTAAGTCCTTCATTGCTTGCAAGGCTACACGTGACGGAAGATGAAAATAAGGCCATGAAGGAATCTCTTTCTAGAAAGGATGGTGAACTTCAGCTTTCCCGTACTATGCTTGCTCGCACAACCTCTAAGCTTTCCCAAGTTGAAGCTCAACTCGAAGACTTATCAGGTGATCGAGCTACCACAGAACTGGCAAAAAGAAGTCCTACAGTGATTGAAAATCCTCTTTCATCTATCTCCAAGGGTGGTCGCAATGAAGATAATGTCAGCTGTTCAGGTTCATGGGCGTCAGCCTTGATTTCTGAACTTGAACATTTCAAGAATGGGAAGCTGACTACACCTTCTTGTAAGAGCACAAGAATGTCAGACTTAAGTTTCATGGATGACTTTGAAGAaatagaaaggctagcaatggtatGTGATGATAAGCCTTCAAAATCATATGATGTAAAGAGAGAGGCAACAGAATCAGCAGGTAAAGAGCTGGTTCCAGTTGATGGTCTCAGTGAAACAACTAATCAAGTTCACCCGCACAAGACTGAGAAGGGACTCCTGAAGTTAATTGAACTTGTCGAGGGAGTTATCCAGAGATCGTCAAAGGATTACAGTAGCAACCTTGTGCAATCTGGTGGCAACATGGGTGATCAATCTACGCTGATAACTGGTTATTTTGCTCATGCATTCTTATGGAAAACATCAGAACTCACTTGTGTACTGCGACACTTCATTGTTGTATGCAATGAGCTTCTGTATGGGAATACTGATGTCGAAAGATTTGTTCTTGAAGTGAGCCTCACACTAGACTGGATACTGAACCACTGCTTTTCACTGCAAGATGTATCAGAGATGAGGGAAACTATCATAAAGCATTTGCATTTAGATAGCACTGATGTGCATGAAGCTGTTGCAGCCAAACAAATAGGAGTCCAAGCCACAAATGGCATAGATGAACCCGGCACTCCAAACAGCGTGCAGATGTCACTAGTTTCTGCATCAAGCCCCATGGATATTGGACTTAAAGCTGATAATGACACAGACAGTATAAGGAATGGAGTCTCATTCTCTTTCCATGCACCGGAAGTAAAATCTTCAAGTTTGCGAGCAGAACTTAATGCATTGAAAGAAACAGGAAATCTGGTAACACATGGTGTTGATGGTAAATCAACAGTGAGTGAACTTGACAAACACAAATCCATCGCTAACTCTGAGGTAAACAAGGGCAGTCTACAGGGAAGCAGTCACTCTACTGAAGAAGACCCAAAATGTGTTTCTGGGAATAAAGATAAAAATCTAAACACG CTGGAGATCTCGACAGCATCAGAGAAGCTCATCGAGTGTCAGGAGACAATCCTAAACCTGGGAAAGCAACTGAAAGCACTTTCATCGCCAAAGGATGCCACCTCGGTTCGTCCAGAGCGAAAACCTCGGTCTAAGTCACTGAATGAGATGCTAGCCGTCGAGGATGGGGGATTCGATGACCTCAGCTCCCCGAAGACTAAGGAGATTATATGCTCAGAAATAAGGCCACCACATGAAAGAAAAATTTCTGCTGACGAGGGAGGAGACGATTCAGAACCGTGCTATTCTCACCCAACACCGGTGGTTCCACCCGCCAAACCTTCCGGTGTGAGCGGAAGCTGCAAGAAAGAAGCTGCTGCCAAGGCCGTATCACTAGCCGTTGTCCCAAGCAAGCATAAGGGGAACCCCAACTTGCTCAAGAGGATCCTGACAGGAAGGAGGAGGGATGCCATAATCAAGCCAAAGGTGGTCCTGAGTGCTTAG
- the LOC123054928 gene encoding filament-like plant protein 7 isoform X3, which yields MDHKTWLWRKKASERTVLVKNKPNISDKEHEKIARLERSLQGLNEQLSFAHAECFEKDAILSKQAKVAEEAILGWEKAEAEAIAIKTELDDTLHQKAMVEQRICQLDEALNVAAEERELLIKDTAQIISCEKDKVWNLEQNVAEKENIIASLDDEYSRLSEILSVKEKIILDLTESNAVKESDLKDLAAKLESTERSNSSLRYEVCMLQKQLDIRSEERKCNLKSADASHKQHLENVRKITKLEEECKRLRSMVRKRLPGPAAVARMRSEVETLGSSTTHIRTGKLNSSPSFNSYDQIQNSSNASHVSPSLLARLHVTEDENKAMKESLSRKDGELQLSRTMLARTTSKLSQVEAQLEDLSGDRATTELAKRSPTVIENPLSSISKGGRNEDNVSCSGSWASALISELEHFKNGKLTTPSCKSTRMSDLSFMDDFEEIERLAMVCDDKPSKSYDVKREATESAGKELVPVDGLSETTNQVHPHKTEKGLLKLIELVEGVIQRSSKDYSSNLVQSGGNMGDQSTLITGYFAHAFLWKTSELTCVLRHFIVVCNELLYGNTDVERFVLEVSLTLDWILNHCFSLQDVSEMRETIIKHLHLDSTDVHEAVAAKQIGVQATNGIDEPGTPNSVQMSLVSASSPMDIGLKADNDTDSIRNGVSFSFHAPEVKSSSLRAELNALKETGNLVTHGVDGKSTVSELDKHKSIANSEVNKGSLQGSSHSTEEDPKCVSGNKDKNLNTQLEISTASEKLIECQETILNLGKQLKALSSPKDATSVRPERKPRSKSLNEMLAVEDGGFDDLSSPKTKEIICSEIRPPHERKISADEGGDDSEPCYSHPTPVVPPAKPSGVSGSCKKEAAAKAVSLAVVPSKHKGNPNLLKRILTGRRRDAIIKPKVVLSA from the exons ATGGATCATAAAACATGGCTTTGGAGAAAGAAGGCATCAGAAAGGACTGTTTTGGTAAAGAATAAACCCAATATATCAGATAAGGAACATGAG AAGATTGCGCGGCTAGAGAGATCACTGCAAGGCTTAAATGAACAACTTTCATTTGCTCATGCTGAATGCTTCGAGAAGGATGCTATTTTATCCAAGCAAGCAAAAGTAGCTGAAGAAGCCATACTAG GCTGGGAGAAAGCAGAGGCTGAAGCTATAGCTATCAAGACAGAACTTGATGATACTCTGCATCAGAAAGCCATGGTTGAGCAAAGGATTTGTCAGCTTGATGAGGCTCTAAATGTTGCAGCGGAAGAGAGGGAGTTATTGATAAAGGACACTGCTCAAATAATTTCTTGTGAGAAGGATAAAGTTTGGAATCTAGAACAAAATGTCGCGGAGAAGGAGAACATAATTGCTAGCTTGGACGATGAGTACAGCAGACTATCTGAAATCCTCTCAGTAAAAGAGAAAATCATCTTAGATCTAACTGAATCAAATGCAGTCAAAGAGTCAGACTTGAAGGACCTTGCGGCAAAACTAGAGTCGACAGAGAGATCAAATTCTTCTCTTAGATATGAGGTTTGCATGCTGCAGAAGCAACTTGATATTCGTAGTGAGGAAAGGAAGTGTAACCTCAAATCTGCTGATGCTTCACACAAACAGCATCTTGAAAACGTAAGGAAGATTACTaagctagaagaagaatgcaagagATTGCGCTCAATGGTACGTAAAAGGCTACCAGGACCAGCTGCCGTTGCTAGAATGAGAAGTGAAGTTGAAACACTGGGCAGCAGTACAACACACATAAGGACGGGAAAGTTGAATTCTTCGCCATCCTTCAATTCATATGATCAGATACAGAACTCTTCCAATGCATCGCATGTAAGTCCTTCATTGCTTGCAAGGCTACACGTGACGGAAGATGAAAATAAGGCCATGAAGGAATCTCTTTCTAGAAAGGATGGTGAACTTCAGCTTTCCCGTACTATGCTTGCTCGCACAACCTCTAAGCTTTCCCAAGTTGAAGCTCAACTCGAAGACTTATCAGGTGATCGAGCTACCACAGAACTGGCAAAAAGAAGTCCTACAGTGATTGAAAATCCTCTTTCATCTATCTCCAAGGGTGGTCGCAATGAAGATAATGTCAGCTGTTCAGGTTCATGGGCGTCAGCCTTGATTTCTGAACTTGAACATTTCAAGAATGGGAAGCTGACTACACCTTCTTGTAAGAGCACAAGAATGTCAGACTTAAGTTTCATGGATGACTTTGAAGAaatagaaaggctagcaatggtatGTGATGATAAGCCTTCAAAATCATATGATGTAAAGAGAGAGGCAACAGAATCAGCAGGTAAAGAGCTGGTTCCAGTTGATGGTCTCAGTGAAACAACTAATCAAGTTCACCCGCACAAGACTGAGAAGGGACTCCTGAAGTTAATTGAACTTGTCGAGGGAGTTATCCAGAGATCGTCAAAGGATTACAGTAGCAACCTTGTGCAATCTGGTGGCAACATGGGTGATCAATCTACGCTGATAACTGGTTATTTTGCTCATGCATTCTTATGGAAAACATCAGAACTCACTTGTGTACTGCGACACTTCATTGTTGTATGCAATGAGCTTCTGTATGGGAATACTGATGTCGAAAGATTTGTTCTTGAAGTGAGCCTCACACTAGACTGGATACTGAACCACTGCTTTTCACTGCAAGATGTATCAGAGATGAGGGAAACTATCATAAAGCATTTGCATTTAGATAGCACTGATGTGCATGAAGCTGTTGCAGCCAAACAAATAGGAGTCCAAGCCACAAATGGCATAGATGAACCCGGCACTCCAAACAGCGTGCAGATGTCACTAGTTTCTGCATCAAGCCCCATGGATATTGGACTTAAAGCTGATAATGACACAGACAGTATAAGGAATGGAGTCTCATTCTCTTTCCATGCACCGGAAGTAAAATCTTCAAGTTTGCGAGCAGAACTTAATGCATTGAAAGAAACAGGAAATCTGGTAACACATGGTGTTGATGGTAAATCAACAGTGAGTGAACTTGACAAACACAAATCCATCGCTAACTCTGAGGTAAACAAGGGCAGTCTACAGGGAAGCAGTCACTCTACTGAAGAAGACCCAAAATGTGTTTCTGGGAATAAAGATAAAAATCTAAACACG CAGCTGGAGATCTCGACAGCATCAGAGAAGCTCATCGAGTGTCAGGAGACAATCCTAAACCTGGGAAAGCAACTGAAAGCACTTTCATCGCCAAAGGATGCCACCTCGGTTCGTCCAGAGCGAAAACCTCGGTCTAAGTCACTGAATGAGATGCTAGCCGTCGAGGATGGGGGATTCGATGACCTCAGCTCCCCGAAGACTAAGGAGATTATATGCTCAGAAATAAGGCCACCACATGAAAGAAAAATTTCTGCTGACGAGGGAGGAGACGATTCAGAACCGTGCTATTCTCACCCAACACCGGTGGTTCCACCCGCCAAACCTTCCGGTGTGAGCGGAAGCTGCAAGAAAGAAGCTGCTGCCAAGGCCGTATCACTAGCCGTTGTCCCAAGCAAGCATAAGGGGAACCCCAACTTGCTCAAGAGGATCCTGACAGGAAGGAGGAGGGATGCCATAATCAAGCCAAAGGTGGTCCTGAGTGCTTAG
- the LOC123054928 gene encoding filament-like plant protein 7 isoform X1, with the protein MDHKTWLWRKKASERTVLVKNKPNISDKEHEEKIARLERSLQGLNEQLSFAHAECFEKDAILSKQAKVAEEAILGWEKAEAEAIAIKTELDDTLHQKAMVEQRICQLDEALNVAAEERELLIKDTAQIISCEKDKVWNLEQNVAEKENIIASLDDEYSRLSEILSVKEKIILDLTESNAVKESDLKDLAAKLESTERSNSSLRYEVCMLQKQLDIRSEERKCNLKSADASHKQHLENVRKITKLEEECKRLRSMVRKRLPGPAAVARMRSEVETLGSSTTHIRTGKLNSSPSFNSYDQIQNSSNASHVSPSLLARLHVTEDENKAMKESLSRKDGELQLSRTMLARTTSKLSQVEAQLEDLSGDRATTELAKRSPTVIENPLSSISKGGRNEDNVSCSGSWASALISELEHFKNGKLTTPSCKSTRMSDLSFMDDFEEIERLAMVCDDKPSKSYDVKREATESAGKELVPVDGLSETTNQVHPHKTEKGLLKLIELVEGVIQRSSKDYSSNLVQSGGNMGDQSTLITGYFAHAFLWKTSELTCVLRHFIVVCNELLYGNTDVERFVLEVSLTLDWILNHCFSLQDVSEMRETIIKHLHLDSTDVHEAVAAKQIGVQATNGIDEPGTPNSVQMSLVSASSPMDIGLKADNDTDSIRNGVSFSFHAPEVKSSSLRAELNALKETGNLVTHGVDGKSTVSELDKHKSIANSEVNKGSLQGSSHSTEEDPKCVSGNKDKNLNTQLEISTASEKLIECQETILNLGKQLKALSSPKDATSVRPERKPRSKSLNEMLAVEDGGFDDLSSPKTKEIICSEIRPPHERKISADEGGDDSEPCYSHPTPVVPPAKPSGVSGSCKKEAAAKAVSLAVVPSKHKGNPNLLKRILTGRRRDAIIKPKVVLSA; encoded by the exons ATGGATCATAAAACATGGCTTTGGAGAAAGAAGGCATCAGAAAGGACTGTTTTGGTAAAGAATAAACCCAATATATCAGATAAGGAACATGAG GAGAAGATTGCGCGGCTAGAGAGATCACTGCAAGGCTTAAATGAACAACTTTCATTTGCTCATGCTGAATGCTTCGAGAAGGATGCTATTTTATCCAAGCAAGCAAAAGTAGCTGAAGAAGCCATACTAG GCTGGGAGAAAGCAGAGGCTGAAGCTATAGCTATCAAGACAGAACTTGATGATACTCTGCATCAGAAAGCCATGGTTGAGCAAAGGATTTGTCAGCTTGATGAGGCTCTAAATGTTGCAGCGGAAGAGAGGGAGTTATTGATAAAGGACACTGCTCAAATAATTTCTTGTGAGAAGGATAAAGTTTGGAATCTAGAACAAAATGTCGCGGAGAAGGAGAACATAATTGCTAGCTTGGACGATGAGTACAGCAGACTATCTGAAATCCTCTCAGTAAAAGAGAAAATCATCTTAGATCTAACTGAATCAAATGCAGTCAAAGAGTCAGACTTGAAGGACCTTGCGGCAAAACTAGAGTCGACAGAGAGATCAAATTCTTCTCTTAGATATGAGGTTTGCATGCTGCAGAAGCAACTTGATATTCGTAGTGAGGAAAGGAAGTGTAACCTCAAATCTGCTGATGCTTCACACAAACAGCATCTTGAAAACGTAAGGAAGATTACTaagctagaagaagaatgcaagagATTGCGCTCAATGGTACGTAAAAGGCTACCAGGACCAGCTGCCGTTGCTAGAATGAGAAGTGAAGTTGAAACACTGGGCAGCAGTACAACACACATAAGGACGGGAAAGTTGAATTCTTCGCCATCCTTCAATTCATATGATCAGATACAGAACTCTTCCAATGCATCGCATGTAAGTCCTTCATTGCTTGCAAGGCTACACGTGACGGAAGATGAAAATAAGGCCATGAAGGAATCTCTTTCTAGAAAGGATGGTGAACTTCAGCTTTCCCGTACTATGCTTGCTCGCACAACCTCTAAGCTTTCCCAAGTTGAAGCTCAACTCGAAGACTTATCAGGTGATCGAGCTACCACAGAACTGGCAAAAAGAAGTCCTACAGTGATTGAAAATCCTCTTTCATCTATCTCCAAGGGTGGTCGCAATGAAGATAATGTCAGCTGTTCAGGTTCATGGGCGTCAGCCTTGATTTCTGAACTTGAACATTTCAAGAATGGGAAGCTGACTACACCTTCTTGTAAGAGCACAAGAATGTCAGACTTAAGTTTCATGGATGACTTTGAAGAaatagaaaggctagcaatggtatGTGATGATAAGCCTTCAAAATCATATGATGTAAAGAGAGAGGCAACAGAATCAGCAGGTAAAGAGCTGGTTCCAGTTGATGGTCTCAGTGAAACAACTAATCAAGTTCACCCGCACAAGACTGAGAAGGGACTCCTGAAGTTAATTGAACTTGTCGAGGGAGTTATCCAGAGATCGTCAAAGGATTACAGTAGCAACCTTGTGCAATCTGGTGGCAACATGGGTGATCAATCTACGCTGATAACTGGTTATTTTGCTCATGCATTCTTATGGAAAACATCAGAACTCACTTGTGTACTGCGACACTTCATTGTTGTATGCAATGAGCTTCTGTATGGGAATACTGATGTCGAAAGATTTGTTCTTGAAGTGAGCCTCACACTAGACTGGATACTGAACCACTGCTTTTCACTGCAAGATGTATCAGAGATGAGGGAAACTATCATAAAGCATTTGCATTTAGATAGCACTGATGTGCATGAAGCTGTTGCAGCCAAACAAATAGGAGTCCAAGCCACAAATGGCATAGATGAACCCGGCACTCCAAACAGCGTGCAGATGTCACTAGTTTCTGCATCAAGCCCCATGGATATTGGACTTAAAGCTGATAATGACACAGACAGTATAAGGAATGGAGTCTCATTCTCTTTCCATGCACCGGAAGTAAAATCTTCAAGTTTGCGAGCAGAACTTAATGCATTGAAAGAAACAGGAAATCTGGTAACACATGGTGTTGATGGTAAATCAACAGTGAGTGAACTTGACAAACACAAATCCATCGCTAACTCTGAGGTAAACAAGGGCAGTCTACAGGGAAGCAGTCACTCTACTGAAGAAGACCCAAAATGTGTTTCTGGGAATAAAGATAAAAATCTAAACACG CAGCTGGAGATCTCGACAGCATCAGAGAAGCTCATCGAGTGTCAGGAGACAATCCTAAACCTGGGAAAGCAACTGAAAGCACTTTCATCGCCAAAGGATGCCACCTCGGTTCGTCCAGAGCGAAAACCTCGGTCTAAGTCACTGAATGAGATGCTAGCCGTCGAGGATGGGGGATTCGATGACCTCAGCTCCCCGAAGACTAAGGAGATTATATGCTCAGAAATAAGGCCACCACATGAAAGAAAAATTTCTGCTGACGAGGGAGGAGACGATTCAGAACCGTGCTATTCTCACCCAACACCGGTGGTTCCACCCGCCAAACCTTCCGGTGTGAGCGGAAGCTGCAAGAAAGAAGCTGCTGCCAAGGCCGTATCACTAGCCGTTGTCCCAAGCAAGCATAAGGGGAACCCCAACTTGCTCAAGAGGATCCTGACAGGAAGGAGGAGGGATGCCATAATCAAGCCAAAGGTGGTCCTGAGTGCTTAG